A window of Haloarchaeobius litoreus contains these coding sequences:
- a CDS encoding SDR family oxidoreductase, translating to MDLHLDGDTALVTASSAGLGLASAKALAREGANVTICGRDADRLAEAEAEFEGLDGDVLARQRDITDPDDITDLVETTVEAFGGLDHVVTSAGGPRSGPFLDMTEKDFYKAYDLLVMSAVWTLKEAHPHLADGDGGTWTAITSTSVQEAIDGLVLSNGVRRAVVGVAKTVAREWAPDVRANVVLPAAHETSRIGELVEQSLERGEYTTYEEGLEDWADGIPMGRIGDPDELGDVVAFLASDRASFVTGASVPVDGGRLRS from the coding sequence ATGGACCTGCATCTCGACGGCGATACGGCACTGGTCACGGCGAGTTCGGCCGGGCTCGGGCTCGCGAGCGCGAAGGCACTCGCCCGCGAGGGCGCGAACGTCACCATCTGCGGCCGGGACGCCGACCGGCTGGCCGAAGCCGAGGCGGAGTTCGAAGGACTGGACGGCGACGTGCTCGCACGACAGCGCGACATCACCGACCCCGACGACATCACGGACCTCGTGGAGACCACGGTCGAGGCCTTCGGCGGGCTGGACCACGTCGTCACCTCCGCCGGCGGGCCACGCTCGGGGCCGTTCCTCGACATGACGGAGAAGGACTTCTACAAGGCGTACGACCTGCTCGTGATGAGCGCGGTCTGGACGCTCAAGGAGGCCCACCCCCACCTCGCCGACGGTGACGGCGGGACCTGGACCGCCATCACCTCCACGAGCGTCCAGGAGGCCATCGACGGGCTCGTGCTCTCGAACGGCGTCCGTCGGGCGGTCGTCGGCGTCGCCAAGACCGTCGCCCGCGAGTGGGCCCCGGACGTGCGCGCGAACGTCGTCCTGCCCGCGGCCCACGAGACCAGCCGCATCGGTGAGCTGGTCGAGCAGTCCCTGGAGCGCGGCGAGTACACCACCTACGAGGAGGGCCTGGAGGACTGGGCCGACGGCATCCCGATGGGCCGCATCGGCGACCCCGACGAGCTCGGCGACGTGGTGGCGTTCCTCGCGTCGGACCGCGCGAGCTTCGTCACCGGGGCGTCGGTGCCGGTCGACGGTGGGCGGCTTCGGAGCTAA
- a CDS encoding type II toxin-antitoxin system VapC family toxin — protein MEVLFFDTSALVKRYYEEPGTELVDDLVEDDRRVTITSLAVIETISAFRRKYNRDQISESDTDDLLAAFFREALDDFVIVPMEESIQQFSFDLILEDDLRTLDSLQLAAALALDGEEADVVFVSADSDLVAVANDRGLQTVNPDG, from the coding sequence ATGGAGGTTCTGTTCTTCGATACGTCTGCGCTCGTCAAGCGGTACTACGAGGAACCGGGAACCGAGCTGGTCGACGACCTCGTCGAGGACGACCGCAGGGTGACCATCACCTCGCTTGCCGTCATCGAGACCATCTCGGCGTTCAGACGGAAGTACAACCGCGACCAGATATCGGAGTCCGACACCGACGACCTGCTCGCTGCGTTCTTCAGGGAGGCACTGGACGACTTCGTTATCGTCCCGATGGAAGAGTCGATTCAGCAGTTCTCCTTCGACCTGATACTGGAAGACGACCTCCGCACCCTCGACAGTCTCCAGCTTGCCGCCGCCCTCGCGCTGGATGGGGAGGAGGCGGATGTCGTATTCGTCTCCGCCGATTCGGACCTTGTCGCAGTCGCGAACGACCGTGGACTGCAGACCGTCAATCCGGACGGCTGA
- a CDS encoding mannose-1-phosphate guanylyltransferase, with protein sequence MVTTVALVLAGGTGTRLYPASRSDRPKQFLDFVGDGSLLARTVDRVAFADEAYVLTGERYAEAVREHAPRAGVLVEPEGKDTGPALAYAARRIREQVDDAVLCCVPSDHHVDGDFATVAEHACQVAVETDGLVTMGVEPTRAATGYGYIEPADDLADGVAPVASFREKPDAETARELVDDGCLWNAGIFAWTPDAFLRECRGTPLDPIATADDPAEGFARAEAVSVDYAVLERTDDAYVVPATFDWDDLGAWDALERLTDAGLGVENQGGNAMLGDGLSIDASGNVVASDDKHVSLVGVDDLVVAAFDDRVLVVPKGEAQRVREVVSELREENLF encoded by the coding sequence GTGGTGACGACGGTCGCGCTGGTGCTCGCCGGTGGCACCGGCACCCGGCTCTACCCCGCCAGCAGGTCTGACCGCCCGAAGCAGTTCCTCGACTTCGTCGGCGACGGCTCGCTGCTCGCCAGAACGGTCGACCGCGTCGCCTTCGCCGACGAGGCGTACGTGCTCACCGGCGAGCGCTACGCCGAGGCGGTCCGCGAGCACGCGCCCCGTGCCGGCGTGCTGGTCGAGCCGGAGGGGAAAGATACGGGTCCCGCACTCGCCTACGCCGCCCGGCGAATCCGCGAGCAGGTCGACGACGCCGTCCTCTGCTGTGTGCCGAGCGACCACCACGTCGACGGCGACTTCGCCACCGTCGCCGAGCACGCCTGCCAGGTCGCCGTCGAGACGGACGGGCTGGTGACGATGGGCGTCGAGCCGACCAGAGCGGCGACCGGCTACGGCTACATCGAGCCGGCGGACGACCTCGCGGATGGCGTCGCGCCTGTCGCATCCTTCCGCGAGAAACCAGACGCCGAGACCGCCCGCGAGCTGGTCGACGACGGCTGTCTCTGGAACGCCGGCATCTTCGCGTGGACGCCCGACGCCTTCCTCCGGGAGTGCCGGGGGACGCCGCTCGACCCCATCGCCACGGCCGACGACCCCGCGGAGGGGTTCGCCCGCGCCGAGGCCGTCAGTGTGGACTACGCCGTGCTCGAACGCACCGACGACGCCTACGTCGTCCCGGCGACGTTCGACTGGGACGACCTCGGCGCGTGGGACGCACTGGAACGGCTGACCGATGCGGGCCTCGGCGTCGAGAATCAGGGCGGAAACGCGATGCTCGGCGACGGACTCAGCATCGACGCGTCAGGGAACGTCGTCGCCAGCGACGACAAACACGTCTCGCTGGTCGGCGTGGACGACCTCGTCGTCGCCGCCTTCGACGACCGGGTGCTGGTCGTGCCGAAAGGAGAGGCCCAGCGGGTTCGGGAGGTCGTTTCGGAGTTGCGCGAGGAGAACCTGTTCTGA
- a CDS encoding DUF7091 family protein encodes MTDGGAGDDGIGGYIRRAIRSAGRQYEQSREQFTTGRTVNRLPADEYGRAKIVCRRHADRRAVMLSEQGVPPCFDAENRDCQGCLEDIREGVIETW; translated from the coding sequence GTGACCGACGGGGGAGCCGGCGACGACGGCATCGGCGGCTACATCCGCCGCGCCATCCGCTCGGCCGGCCGCCAGTACGAGCAGTCCCGGGAGCAGTTCACCACCGGACGCACCGTGAACCGGCTCCCCGCCGACGAGTACGGTCGCGCGAAGATCGTCTGCCGTCGCCACGCCGACCGGCGCGCCGTCATGCTCTCCGAGCAGGGCGTCCCGCCGTGTTTCGACGCCGAGAACCGCGACTGCCAGGGCTGTCTGGAGGACATCCGCGAGGGAGTGATAGAGACGTGGTGA
- a CDS encoding replication factor A (Replication protein A protects and stabilize the intermediate ssDNA that is generated by the unwinding action of a DNA helicase at the replication fork. In addition, SSBs prevent the formation of secondary structures by single-stranded template DNA.), with translation MTDVRQHAEDLHEQFSGHADVSVDEIEERLERLVDEFKVPMDEATRSVRSHYVDETGVDRDELAGGSSQEVELGDIDQDEQWVDLTVKVTQLWEPRSDSIAQVGLVGDESGTKKFVSFTTSELPELEEGAVYRLSNVVTDEYEGQYSVKLNRTTTIEEFDEEIEVGDDDVTIEGALVDIQSGSGLIKRCPEEDCTRVLQNGRCAEHGEVEGTFDLRIKAVIDDGVDAHEVIFNEAATEDVADISLEEAKDMAMDALDTTVVADEIRDEVMGVYYRVTGPTFGRYVLADDVEELTERPDTEATLIRARSM, from the coding sequence ATGACCGATGTGCGACAGCACGCCGAAGACCTACACGAACAGTTCTCCGGACACGCGGACGTGTCCGTCGACGAAATCGAGGAACGACTGGAACGACTGGTCGACGAGTTCAAGGTGCCGATGGACGAGGCAACGCGCAGCGTCCGGAGCCACTACGTCGACGAGACCGGTGTCGACCGCGACGAGCTCGCGGGCGGGTCCAGCCAGGAGGTAGAGCTGGGCGACATCGACCAGGACGAGCAGTGGGTCGACCTGACGGTGAAGGTCACCCAGCTCTGGGAGCCGCGCTCCGATTCCATCGCCCAGGTCGGGCTGGTCGGCGACGAGTCCGGCACCAAGAAGTTCGTCTCGTTCACCACCTCCGAGCTGCCGGAGCTGGAGGAGGGGGCGGTGTACCGCCTCTCGAACGTCGTCACCGACGAGTACGAGGGTCAGTACTCCGTGAAGCTCAACCGGACCACGACCATCGAGGAGTTCGACGAGGAGATCGAGGTCGGCGACGACGACGTCACCATCGAGGGCGCGCTCGTCGACATCCAGTCCGGCTCGGGCCTCATCAAGCGCTGTCCGGAGGAGGACTGCACGCGCGTCCTGCAGAACGGACGCTGTGCGGAACACGGCGAGGTCGAGGGTACCTTCGACCTGCGCATCAAGGCGGTGATCGACGACGGCGTCGACGCCCACGAGGTCATCTTCAACGAGGCCGCGACGGAGGACGTCGCGGACATCTCGCTGGAGGAGGCCAAGGACATGGCCATGGACGCACTCGACACGACTGTCGTCGCCGACGAGATCCGCGACGAGGTCATGGGAGTGTACTACCGCGTGACGGGCCCGACGTTCGGCCGGTACGTGCTGGCCGACGACGTCGAGGAACTGACCGAGCGTCCGGACACCGAGGCGACGCTCATCCGAGCGAGGTCGATGTGA
- a CDS encoding RPA family protein has protein sequence MSQAPTREVAKRVFAREFNDATYTFKESDEERAPNFALLPTGDRANRVFVVGTLTETEDIGDDSEYWRGRVVDPTGTFFIYAGQYQPEAAAFLRDTEPPAYVSVVGKPRTFETDDGSINVSLRPESITAVDEATRDRWVVETAERTLDRIEAYDDDTNEYAAMATERYDASLLDSYREEVLTALESLDGVDVDEEPEATA, from the coding sequence ATGAGCCAGGCACCCACCCGCGAGGTCGCAAAGCGCGTCTTCGCACGCGAGTTCAACGACGCGACGTACACGTTCAAGGAGTCCGACGAGGAGCGCGCACCGAACTTCGCGCTCCTGCCGACGGGCGACCGCGCGAACCGCGTGTTCGTCGTCGGCACGCTCACCGAGACCGAGGACATCGGCGACGACTCGGAGTACTGGCGCGGCCGCGTGGTCGACCCCACGGGGACGTTCTTCATCTACGCCGGGCAGTACCAGCCCGAGGCGGCGGCGTTCCTCCGCGATACGGAGCCGCCGGCGTACGTCTCGGTCGTCGGCAAGCCCCGGACGTTCGAGACCGACGACGGCAGCATCAACGTCTCGCTGCGACCCGAGTCCATCACCGCCGTCGACGAGGCGACCCGGGACCGCTGGGTCGTCGAGACGGCCGAGCGAACCCTCGACCGCATCGAGGCGTACGACGACGACACCAACGAGTACGCCGCGATGGCGACCGAGCGCTACGACGCGAGCCTGCTCGACAGTTACCGCGAGGAGGTCCTGACCGCGCTGGAGAGCCTCGACGGCGTCGACGTCGACGAGGAGCCGGAAGCGACGGCCTGA
- a CDS encoding SHOCT domain-containing protein, with the protein MNGTDGPRVEPSGTGPTPVLVGAILLSVLVVLATTLLPLFFVFGFGGGSLGTLLWYLPFLVPFLVVGVVGLTVWLSVRGSSAQAGDDEHAAADPLDVLEARYTDGEIDLEEYEHRLERLFELDGEFDAHPRVEQLAIRYARGGIDRDALAAGIERLDAAEPAVRPEELDQFLGSDTTAAGGPTVFDDDVASVTFTVDRVAGQNDDPTAIELLRQRYAEGAISDEEYERRLELLRETERGTER; encoded by the coding sequence ATGAATGGTACCGATGGGCCACGCGTCGAACCGTCGGGGACCGGTCCGACGCCAGTGCTGGTCGGTGCCATCCTCCTGAGCGTCCTCGTCGTGCTCGCCACCACCCTGCTCCCGCTGTTTTTCGTGTTCGGGTTCGGCGGCGGTTCCCTCGGGACCCTGCTCTGGTACCTCCCGTTCCTGGTGCCGTTCCTCGTCGTCGGGGTCGTCGGTCTCACCGTCTGGCTGTCGGTCCGCGGCTCGTCGGCGCAGGCAGGCGACGACGAGCACGCGGCGGCGGACCCCCTGGACGTCCTCGAAGCCCGGTACACGGACGGGGAGATAGACCTCGAGGAGTACGAACACCGGCTGGAACGGCTCTTCGAGCTCGACGGCGAGTTCGACGCACATCCACGGGTCGAACAGCTGGCGATCCGCTACGCACGCGGCGGAATCGACCGGGACGCACTCGCCGCCGGCATCGAGCGTCTCGACGCGGCCGAACCGGCGGTCCGACCGGAAGAGCTCGACCAGTTCCTCGGGTCCGACACCACGGCCGCTGGAGGTCCTACCGTGTTCGATGACGACGTGGCGAGCGTGACGTTCACGGTCGACCGGGTCGCGGGGCAGAACGACGACCCGACCGCAATCGAGCTCCTCCGGCAGCGGTACGCCGAGGGCGCGATCTCCGACGAGGAGTACGAACGGCGACTCGAACTGCTCCGCGAGACCGAACGCGGGACGGAGCGGTAG
- a CDS encoding ribbon-helix-helix protein, CopG family — MGNKNKTVSFRVNEDAFETLQEIAEERDISLSAVFRDYVDMLVAHDGQVAVVPEHEAPEEKSVDEGWPPKVEVPKSFVREHERLELEADHLREQLDEYKQYVTYLRERVDDGGEEDVIHLEDLDGAEDDEDEPYQLG, encoded by the coding sequence ATGGGCAACAAGAACAAGACGGTCTCGTTCCGCGTCAACGAGGACGCGTTCGAGACGCTGCAGGAAATCGCCGAGGAGCGCGACATCTCGCTGTCGGCGGTGTTCCGCGACTACGTCGACATGCTCGTCGCTCACGACGGGCAGGTCGCGGTGGTGCCCGAGCACGAGGCACCGGAAGAGAAGTCGGTCGACGAAGGGTGGCCGCCGAAGGTCGAGGTGCCGAAGAGCTTCGTCCGCGAGCACGAACGCCTCGAACTCGAGGCCGACCACCTTCGCGAGCAGCTCGACGAGTACAAGCAGTACGTCACCTACCTCCGCGAGCGCGTCGACGACGGCGGCGAGGAGGACGTCATCCACCTCGAAGATCTGGACGGAGCGGAGGACGACGAGGACGAGCCGTACCAGCTCGGCTAA
- a CDS encoding DUF5814 domain-containing protein, which translates to MAITDKIYVKNHRQLSSQLDTNIPKGVFKGATLDMLFNGGEALEKLDETTRERVLDFSKDFMDCGCDNSPYCGHPEEKFVRYLLELRAQGLRPSAIVDVMGDDYMVYAYEGDVLSFLDNSVRTLEAMEELARVEGNEEARKAAKREKETLSG; encoded by the coding sequence GTGGCCATCACGGACAAGATATACGTCAAGAACCACCGGCAGCTGAGCTCCCAGCTCGACACGAACATTCCGAAGGGCGTGTTCAAGGGGGCGACGCTGGACATGCTGTTCAACGGTGGTGAGGCGCTGGAGAAGCTCGACGAGACGACGCGCGAGCGTGTCCTCGACTTCTCGAAGGACTTCATGGACTGCGGCTGTGACAACAGCCCGTACTGTGGCCACCCCGAGGAGAAGTTCGTCCGCTACCTGCTCGAACTCCGCGCACAGGGCCTTCGCCCGTCGGCTATCGTCGACGTGATGGGCGACGACTACATGGTGTACGCCTACGAGGGCGACGTGCTCTCCTTCCTCGACAACTCGGTCCGCACGCTGGAGGCGATGGAGGAGCTGGCGCGGGTCGAGGGCAACGAGGAGGCCCGGAAGGCCGCGAAGCGCGAGAAGGAGACGCTCTCCGGTTAG
- a CDS encoding CBS domain-containing protein, with protein sequence MRSFRIGSVFGIPIKLDLTFLLVLPLFAFLIQQQVRSVTDLLNQTMGANLPVDPLLAGWMPWVLGFAVAIGLFVGVVLHELGHSVVAMRYGFPIDSITLWIFGGIASLSEMPEDWKQELQIAIAGPVVSIAVGGLSYGAFLAVPTGLPSARFVLGYLALMNVALALFNMLPGFPMDGGRVLRALLARTRPYAKATQMAAEVGKVFALLLGLFGLLNFQWLLIGIAFFIYIGASSEAQQVVMKAAFEGVTVRDVMTPAPDLHTVTPDTSVSELMSRMFSERHTGYPVMTDGDLVGLVTLEDARGVKTVERDAYTVEEIMTRELHTIPPEADAMEALQTMQSEGVGRLLVVRGEDLVGLISRSDLMTAFDVVQETGSVEPSRRTSVRET encoded by the coding sequence ATGCGAAGCTTCAGGATCGGGTCGGTGTTCGGCATCCCCATCAAGCTGGACCTGACGTTCCTGCTGGTGCTACCGCTCTTTGCGTTCCTCATCCAGCAGCAGGTGCGCTCGGTGACGGACCTGCTCAACCAGACGATGGGGGCGAACCTGCCGGTCGACCCACTGCTGGCCGGCTGGATGCCGTGGGTGCTCGGGTTCGCGGTCGCCATCGGCCTGTTCGTCGGCGTCGTGCTCCACGAGCTCGGGCACTCGGTCGTCGCGATGCGCTACGGGTTCCCCATCGACTCCATCACGCTCTGGATCTTCGGCGGCATCGCCTCGCTCTCGGAGATGCCCGAGGACTGGAAGCAGGAGCTCCAGATCGCCATCGCCGGGCCGGTCGTCTCCATCGCCGTCGGCGGTCTCTCCTACGGCGCGTTCCTGGCCGTTCCAACGGGCCTGCCGTCGGCACGGTTCGTCCTCGGCTACCTCGCGCTGATGAACGTCGCGCTCGCCCTGTTCAACATGCTGCCCGGCTTCCCGATGGACGGTGGCCGGGTCCTGCGTGCGCTGCTCGCCCGCACCCGACCGTACGCGAAGGCGACGCAGATGGCCGCCGAGGTCGGGAAGGTGTTCGCGCTCCTGCTCGGGCTGTTCGGCCTGCTCAACTTCCAGTGGCTGCTCATCGGTATCGCCTTCTTCATCTACATCGGCGCATCCTCCGAGGCCCAGCAGGTCGTGATGAAGGCCGCCTTCGAGGGTGTGACGGTGCGGGACGTGATGACGCCCGCCCCCGACCTGCACACCGTCACGCCCGACACCAGCGTCTCGGAGCTGATGTCGCGGATGTTCTCCGAGCGCCACACCGGCTACCCGGTCATGACCGACGGCGACCTCGTCGGCCTCGTCACGCTGGAGGACGCTCGCGGCGTCAAAACCGTCGAGCGCGACGCCTACACCGTCGAGGAGATCATGACCCGGGAGCTTCACACCATCCCCCCGGAGGCCGACGCGATGGAGGCCCTCCAGACGATGCAGTCCGAGGGCGTCGGCCGCCTGCTCGTCGTCCGTGGCGAGGACCTCGTCGGCCTCATCTCACGGTCGGACCTCATGACCGCCTTCGACGTGGTTCAGGAGACCGGCTCGGTCGAGCCGAGCCGCCGGACGTCCGTCCGGGAGACGTGA
- a CDS encoding cupin domain-containing protein, which translates to MSDPTAVLRRSDDVSYEPVDAAEGLSKGVLIDADDGAPNFAIRRFTLDAGGEVPRHTNAVEHEQYVLEGEYVVGIDDEEYTVSAGDSLLIPAGVVHWYRNEGDGQGAFLCAVPNGDDEIQLQE; encoded by the coding sequence ATGTCCGACCCGACAGCCGTGCTCCGCCGCAGCGATGACGTCTCGTACGAACCAGTCGACGCCGCCGAGGGGCTGTCGAAGGGTGTGCTTATCGACGCCGACGACGGTGCTCCAAACTTCGCCATCCGACGGTTCACCCTCGACGCCGGGGGCGAGGTGCCCAGGCACACGAACGCGGTCGAGCACGAGCAGTACGTGCTCGAAGGCGAGTACGTGGTGGGAATCGACGACGAGGAGTACACCGTCTCGGCCGGCGACTCGCTCCTCATCCCGGCCGGCGTCGTCCACTGGTACCGCAACGAGGGCGACGGGCAGGGGGCGTTCCTCTGTGCGGTGCCCAACGGCGACGACGAGATACAGCTGCAGGAGTAG